The following are encoded in a window of Streptomyces sp. Go-475 genomic DNA:
- a CDS encoding MFS transporter has protein sequence MLAPRTTPWPLVALFTAGYLAPYLLPTTVGRLDSDLPLSATQAGAVGSALLLSSAAAGFALASRVERIGARALARLGLALALLGYGGAALTTAVPAVVAGAMVGGFGSGTATTVAATLIAGQRDPHRASTAGLLSVSALAGAVYLTVPHLGPGHGLPLAAIALTALAVWPLAGRLPAGTPAAPARQDKARLPHARSGLVLAAAMVCWSLAQNSLWGVSGRIGLTQAHLSEATVGAVFAVALGAGLTGVLAAGALGARLGRAVPIGAGTVLIAGCIVLSASATGLTSFAAGEIAWNTLYPVVLSYLIGLAASLDPRGRWAVLVGSASSLGTAAGPLTGSVLSAQAGFPVMGAVLGAGLLVIALPMTAVALHTGGRPLLPGAIRRRGGHPAALVAAATGTPTGAIPEIGAPEQPVVEIPVDTPAVPAQRAYGKAGSEVL, from the coding sequence GTGCTCGCCCCCCGCACCACACCCTGGCCCCTCGTCGCCCTTTTCACGGCCGGGTACCTCGCTCCGTATCTGCTGCCGACCACCGTCGGCCGGCTCGACTCGGACCTTCCGCTCTCCGCCACGCAGGCCGGCGCCGTCGGCAGTGCCCTGCTGCTGAGTTCGGCCGCCGCCGGTTTCGCCCTCGCCTCACGGGTCGAACGGATCGGGGCCCGCGCCCTCGCCCGCCTCGGTCTCGCCCTGGCCCTGCTCGGCTACGGCGGTGCCGCCCTGACCACCGCCGTCCCGGCCGTCGTCGCCGGTGCGATGGTCGGCGGGTTCGGATCCGGCACGGCCACCACCGTCGCCGCCACCCTCATCGCGGGACAGCGCGATCCGCACCGGGCCTCCACCGCCGGGCTGCTCAGCGTCTCCGCCCTCGCGGGCGCGGTGTATCTGACCGTGCCGCACCTCGGCCCGGGGCACGGACTGCCCCTGGCCGCGATCGCCCTCACGGCCCTGGCCGTGTGGCCGCTGGCCGGCCGCCTCCCGGCCGGCACGCCCGCCGCTCCCGCCCGGCAGGACAAGGCCCGGTTGCCGCACGCCCGTTCGGGGCTGGTGCTGGCCGCCGCCATGGTGTGCTGGTCGCTCGCCCAGAACTCCCTGTGGGGCGTCAGCGGACGGATCGGGCTGACGCAGGCCCACCTCAGCGAGGCCACCGTCGGTGCCGTCTTCGCCGTGGCACTGGGCGCCGGGCTGACCGGCGTCCTCGCGGCGGGCGCGCTCGGGGCGCGGCTGGGACGCGCGGTGCCGATCGGCGCGGGCACGGTCCTGATCGCCGGCTGCATCGTGCTGAGTGCCTCCGCGACGGGCCTGACGAGTTTCGCGGCCGGCGAGATCGCCTGGAACACGCTGTACCCGGTGGTGCTGTCGTACCTGATCGGGCTCGCCGCCTCGCTCGACCCGCGCGGGCGCTGGGCGGTGCTGGTCGGCTCGGCGTCCTCGCTGGGCACGGCCGCCGGGCCGCTGACCGGCAGTGTGCTCTCGGCGCAGGCCGGGTTCCCGGTCATGGGCGCGGTCCTCGGCGCCGGGCTGCTGGTGATCGCCCTGCCGATGACCGCCGTCGCCCTGCACACCGGCGGACGCCCACTGCTGCCCGGCGCGATCCGCCGCCGCGGCGGGCACCCGGCCGCCCTGGTCGCCGCCGCCACCGGCACCCCGACCGGCGCGATCCCGGAGATCGGCGCCCCGGAGCAGCCAGTGGTGGAGATCCCGGTGGACACCCCGGCCGTCCCCGCCCAGCGCGCCTACGGCAAGGCGGGGTCGGAGGTCCTCTGA
- a CDS encoding adenosine deaminase, with amino-acid sequence MFLPKAELHLHIEGTLEPELAFELAARNGVTLPYADTDELREAYRFEDLQSFLNLYYELMAVLRTERDFEDLANAYLARAAAQGVRHAEIFFDPQAHTSRGLELGTVVEGLWRALGSSEANHGVSTRLILCFLRDESAESALATLDAAGPYLDRITGVGLDSAEVGHPPVKFREVYEAAAALGLRRVAHAGEEGPPEYITQALDVLGVERVDHGLRCVEDPALVERLVRDRVPLTLCPLSNVRLRTVDTLADHPLPAMLDAGLMCTVNSDDPAYFGGYAGDNFDAVRDTLGLGEERLRQLARNSFLASFLEDDEELRARYLAEVEAYTFA; translated from the coding sequence ATGTTCCTCCCCAAAGCCGAACTGCACCTTCATATCGAAGGCACCCTGGAACCGGAACTGGCCTTCGAGCTCGCCGCGCGCAACGGCGTCACGCTGCCGTACGCCGATACGGACGAGCTGCGCGAGGCCTACCGCTTCGAGGATCTCCAGTCGTTCCTGAACCTGTACTACGAGCTCATGGCCGTCCTGCGCACCGAGCGGGACTTCGAGGACCTGGCGAACGCGTACCTGGCCCGGGCCGCCGCGCAGGGCGTGCGGCACGCGGAGATCTTCTTCGACCCGCAGGCCCACACCAGCCGCGGGCTGGAGCTCGGCACGGTCGTCGAGGGGCTGTGGCGCGCGCTGGGGAGCAGCGAGGCGAACCACGGCGTCTCGACCCGGCTGATCCTGTGCTTCCTGCGCGACGAGTCCGCCGAGTCGGCGCTGGCCACGCTCGACGCGGCGGGGCCGTACCTGGACCGGATCACCGGCGTCGGCCTCGACTCGGCCGAGGTCGGGCACCCGCCGGTGAAGTTCCGCGAGGTCTACGAGGCCGCCGCCGCGCTGGGCCTGCGGCGGGTCGCCCACGCGGGCGAGGAGGGCCCGCCGGAGTACATCACCCAGGCGCTGGACGTGCTCGGCGTCGAGCGCGTCGACCACGGGCTGCGCTGCGTGGAGGACCCGGCGCTGGTGGAGCGGCTGGTGCGGGACCGGGTGCCGCTGACGCTCTGCCCGCTGTCGAACGTCCGGCTGCGGACCGTCGACACCCTCGCCGACCACCCGCTGCCCGCCATGCTGGACGCCGGCCTGATGTGCACGGTCAACTCCGACGACCCGGCCTACTTCGGCGGCTACGCCGGCGACAACTTCGACGCCGTCCGCGACACGCTGGGCCTGGGCGAGGAGCGGCTGCGGCAGCTCGCCCGCAACTCCTTCCTCGCCTCGTTCCTGGAGGACGACGAGGAGCTGCGGGCGCGGTACCTCGCCGAAGTCGAGGCGTACACCTTCGCGTAG